Proteins from one Candidatus Neomarinimicrobiota bacterium genomic window:
- a CDS encoding cation:proton antiporter has translation MGIPLLNDTVIIFGLAIVVLLICHKLRIPEVVGFLLTGILVGPYGFGLVKAVHEVEILAEIGIVLLLFTIGIEFSLKRLLQIKKAVLIGGSLQVLLTFLATVFAATWFDLALNKAIFIGFLVALSSTAIVLKLIQQRAEVDSPHGRTTLGILIFQDIIIVPMILITPMLAGATGDAGASVLLLLAKAIGIILLVIVSTKWLVPWVLYQVAKTRSQEIFLLSLVVICLGVAWLTAEAGLSLALGAFLAGLIISESEYSHQALGNIIPFRDIFTSFFFVSIGMLLDIGFFFQNPILIILLTIGVLVLKFTLTSISIMLLGLPFRTSILVGLALSQVGEFSFILSRSGVEHGLLSGDIYQMFLAVSILSMASTPFIIALAPQIADRMLRLPLPGILKLGFSPVPEVKVNTMKDHLIIIGFGINGRNVARAAHLSNIPYAIIEMNPETVRDERAKGEPIFFGDSTQEAVLQHANINAARVVVTAINDPTSTRRITELVLRLNPNVHLIVRSRYIQEMQPLYELGAKEVIPEEFETSVEIFSRVLVKYLIPKAEIDALVCEIRSDGYEMFRHPSRDSSSISELNLQLPDVEVSTLRIVEKSLFVGKSLIEIELRKTYGVTVLAIRRNSNIISNPKVNLPLCANDVLFVLGAPDKIAKVANLSQSPLT, from the coding sequence ATGGGTATACCACTACTAAATGATACGGTTATTATTTTTGGACTTGCCATAGTTGTTCTTCTCATTTGTCATAAGCTGCGAATTCCAGAAGTTGTTGGCTTTCTATTAACCGGAATTTTAGTTGGGCCATATGGGTTCGGGCTAGTGAAAGCGGTTCATGAAGTTGAGATCCTTGCAGAAATTGGTATCGTATTATTACTTTTTACCATTGGGATCGAGTTCTCATTAAAAAGACTTCTGCAAATTAAGAAGGCTGTCCTAATTGGTGGATCATTACAAGTATTACTGACCTTTTTAGCTACCGTATTTGCAGCCACATGGTTTGACCTCGCTTTAAACAAGGCCATCTTCATCGGATTTCTCGTGGCCTTGAGTAGTACAGCTATTGTGCTTAAGCTCATCCAACAAAGAGCCGAGGTTGATAGTCCTCATGGTCGTACAACACTTGGAATCTTGATTTTCCAGGACATTATTATTGTCCCAATGATTCTTATTACTCCCATGTTAGCAGGTGCAACGGGAGATGCGGGTGCGTCTGTGCTCCTACTTTTAGCCAAAGCGATCGGTATCATTCTGTTGGTAATAGTTAGCACTAAATGGCTAGTCCCCTGGGTCTTGTATCAAGTTGCTAAAACTCGTAGCCAGGAAATCTTTCTACTAAGTCTGGTTGTAATCTGCCTCGGGGTTGCATGGTTAACAGCTGAGGCAGGGTTATCACTGGCCCTGGGTGCATTTTTGGCAGGCCTGATCATTTCCGAATCCGAATACAGTCACCAGGCACTTGGAAACATCATCCCTTTTCGAGATATTTTTACCTCTTTCTTTTTTGTTTCAATTGGCATGCTGCTGGATATTGGCTTCTTCTTCCAAAACCCGATCCTCATTATTTTGCTCACTATTGGTGTGTTGGTATTAAAGTTTACTCTAACCAGCATCAGTATAATGTTACTAGGTTTACCATTCCGAACCTCAATCCTGGTAGGCTTAGCTCTGAGTCAAGTGGGTGAGTTCTCCTTCATCCTATCGCGCTCAGGAGTTGAACATGGATTGCTCTCCGGGGATATTTATCAGATGTTTCTCGCCGTTTCAATACTCAGCATGGCATCCACACCTTTCATCATTGCCCTGGCACCGCAAATAGCTGATAGGATGCTACGGCTACCTCTGCCAGGAATACTCAAATTAGGATTTTCACCTGTTCCTGAGGTAAAGGTGAACACAATGAAAGATCACCTTATCATCATCGGGTTTGGAATTAATGGTAGAAATGTGGCCAGAGCAGCTCATCTCTCAAATATCCCATATGCCATTATTGAGATGAACCCGGAAACGGTGAGAGATGAAAGGGCAAAGGGAGAACCCATATTCTTTGGCGACTCAACTCAAGAGGCTGTCCTTCAACATGCAAATATTAACGCTGCAAGAGTTGTTGTCACCGCTATTAATGATCCCACATCAACACGACGGATAACTGAACTGGTACTCCGCCTTAATCCCAATGTGCACCTGATTGTCAGAAGTCGCTATATCCAAGAGATGCAACCACTTTATGAATTAGGGGCAAAGGAGGTTATTCCCGAAGAATTTGAGACCTCTGTAGAAATATTTAGCAGAGTGCTGGTAAAATATCTCATTCCTAAAGCAGAAATTGATGCTCTGGTTTGCGAAATTAGATCTGATGGATACGAAATGTTTAGACACCCTTCCAGAGATTCCTCATCAATATCTGAGTTAAACCTTCAGCTTCCTGATGTTGAAGTTAGTACCTTACGGATTGTAGAGAAATCACTCTTTGTCGGAAAAAGTTTAATTGAAATTGAATTGAGAAAAACATATGGTGTTACAGTCTTAGCCATACGTCGAAACTCAAATATTATATCAAACCCAAAGGTAAATCTTCCCCTTTGTGCAAATGATGTTCTATTCGTTCTTGGAGCACCTGATAAAATTGCCAAAGTTGCAAATCTTTCCCAAAGTCCATTAACCTAA
- a CDS encoding nucleotidyl transferase AbiEii/AbiGii toxin family protein: MISQATILEWQNIAPWQVDEQIEQDLIISRILTEIYQSDFLRDRLLFRGGTALHKLYFPEPLRYSEDLDFVQIKSEPAGPIADEIRKIVEPWSGKAQTDARRDSFKMYFRYTPASGQIPETRIKLEWNTREHFTLYGIQNIHFGVDTNWYKGDCSIQTYALDELAGTKLRALYQRKKGRDLFDIAELMNRKLIDPDRTVNAYRKYLDYGGANVSQREFELNLKEKLQDPIFLRDMDQLKHATLEYDPLRAFESLQPLIVLM, translated from the coding sequence ATGATTTCACAAGCGACTATTCTGGAGTGGCAAAATATAGCTCCTTGGCAAGTAGACGAACAGATTGAACAAGACCTGATCATATCCAGAATTCTCACCGAGATATATCAATCTGACTTTCTTAGGGATCGATTGCTTTTTAGGGGAGGGACAGCTTTACATAAACTCTATTTTCCGGAACCTTTGAGGTATTCTGAAGACTTAGACTTTGTACAGATAAAGAGTGAGCCTGCTGGCCCAATTGCAGATGAAATTAGAAAGATCGTCGAACCATGGTCAGGCAAAGCTCAAACTGATGCCCGCCGGGATTCATTTAAAATGTATTTCCGGTACACACCGGCTTCAGGTCAAATCCCAGAAACCAGAATTAAACTGGAGTGGAATACTCGGGAGCATTTCACCTTGTACGGAATTCAGAACATTCATTTTGGGGTGGACACAAACTGGTATAAAGGTGATTGCTCAATCCAAACATATGCGTTAGATGAATTGGCCGGGACAAAATTGCGAGCTCTCTATCAACGAAAAAAGGGCAGAGACCTCTTTGATATTGCAGAGCTTATGAATAGAAAGTTAATTGACCCGGATAGAACCGTAAACGCGTATCGTAAATATCTTGATTATGGTGGAGCCAACGTAAGTCAGCGAGAGTTTGAGCTGAATCTCAAAGAGAAGCTACAAGATCCAATCTTTCTACGAGATATGGATCAGCTCAAGCATGCAACCCTTGAATACGATCCTCTTAGGGCATTTGAAAGCTTACAGCCTTTGATAGTTCTGATGTAA
- the mutS gene encoding DNA mismatch repair protein MutS — protein MSKKAPQDNNSTPLMRQYNEIKARYPGVILLYRMGDFYETFAEDAKVTSKVLGITLTSRSNGKAAKVPLAGFPYHALDSYLYKYMQAGLRVAICEQVEDPKQAQGIVKRDVVEVATPGSAMSEHFLDAKESNYLACIHPLGEKLGLAFMDVSTGKFSVLELDALQIKAFLAGMAPREIILSETDPDSESLMGRGNWLTTRVESWVFNPDYANNELTKKFKTQGLKGFGMSGMVAGTAAAGAILHYLQNYQGRDLKHVTGIQTLSADDWMILDDDSLRNLELFSSLRGGSEGTLISVLDESVTSGGGRLMRDWLHKPLLDIERIENRLDQVQLFFENTELRKDLRSLLKQVADLERLLSKLSSARGSARDLSGLRSTLQLLPDLAHLLNTESMQPIGLHVESLPDVSGLLAELERLVVDEPPVSVKHGGLIRDGIDAELDEIRGIARNAKAWLVDFQVAERKRLGIPSLKIGYNKVFGYYIDITHTHKELIPEDYIRKQTLVNSERFITEELKEYEEKVLHAEERYTAREYEIFDELRLQVLTKAIDLQNIADFLARLDVVSTFAKISYDRNYCRPSLNQTLELEISNGRHPVIEQLLPVDEAFIPNDLLTDALQDQILLITGPNMSGKSTYLRQVGLLVLMAQIGCYIPADEARIGMVDRIFTRVGASDNLAGGESTFLVEMNEAANILNNATQRSLILLDEIGRGTSTYDGLAIAWALIEYLHSTDERAARTLFATHYHELTKLEGILKRLKNYNVAVREYDDKVIFLRKIVPGGASRSYGIHVAQMAGVPLPVIQRANEILTELDSGEISVRTDQIKETAPTFDTRQMSLFERQENVLREKLAGLKLEQMTPMEAMLLLDEMSKTVRGGK, from the coding sequence ATGTCAAAAAAAGCACCTCAGGATAACAACAGTACCCCGCTCATGCGGCAGTATAACGAGATCAAAGCGCGTTATCCTGGAGTGATCCTTTTGTATCGCATGGGTGATTTTTATGAAACCTTTGCCGAAGATGCCAAAGTTACTTCCAAAGTGCTGGGTATAACGCTGACCAGTCGCTCCAACGGGAAAGCTGCCAAAGTGCCCCTGGCTGGATTTCCCTACCATGCTCTGGATTCATACCTCTATAAATATATGCAGGCCGGACTTCGGGTAGCCATCTGTGAGCAGGTGGAAGATCCAAAGCAGGCGCAGGGTATCGTCAAGCGGGATGTGGTTGAAGTCGCCACTCCCGGATCAGCCATGAGTGAGCATTTCCTGGATGCCAAAGAATCAAACTACCTGGCCTGTATCCATCCTCTGGGCGAAAAGCTCGGTTTGGCCTTCATGGACGTATCTACAGGGAAATTCAGTGTTCTTGAACTTGATGCCTTGCAGATCAAAGCCTTTCTAGCCGGAATGGCTCCCCGGGAGATCATTCTCTCCGAAACAGACCCCGATTCTGAATCACTCATGGGTCGGGGAAACTGGCTTACCACCCGGGTTGAGAGTTGGGTCTTCAATCCTGATTATGCCAATAATGAACTCACCAAAAAATTTAAAACTCAGGGACTCAAAGGCTTTGGTATGAGTGGGATGGTTGCTGGAACTGCAGCCGCAGGCGCCATCCTGCACTACCTTCAGAATTACCAGGGTCGTGATCTGAAACATGTTACTGGAATTCAAACCCTGAGTGCGGATGACTGGATGATACTGGATGATGACTCCCTGAGAAATCTGGAGTTGTTTTCATCCCTGCGTGGTGGCTCAGAAGGCACCCTGATCTCTGTTCTGGACGAATCGGTTACTTCAGGCGGCGGACGGCTTATGCGTGACTGGCTGCACAAACCCCTGTTGGACATTGAGCGGATCGAAAATCGTCTGGATCAGGTTCAATTATTTTTTGAAAACACCGAATTGCGCAAGGATCTCCGATCCCTCCTGAAGCAAGTTGCTGATCTGGAACGGTTATTGTCCAAGTTGAGCTCCGCCCGCGGTTCAGCCCGTGATCTCAGCGGTTTAAGGAGTACTCTCCAATTATTGCCTGATCTGGCTCACCTGCTGAATACAGAATCCATGCAACCCATTGGTCTCCATGTGGAAAGTTTACCCGATGTTAGCGGATTGCTGGCTGAGTTGGAACGGCTTGTCGTGGATGAACCCCCTGTGTCAGTCAAGCACGGCGGTCTGATCCGGGATGGCATCGATGCTGAATTGGACGAGATCAGAGGTATTGCCCGGAATGCCAAGGCCTGGCTGGTGGACTTTCAAGTTGCTGAACGCAAACGCCTGGGTATTCCATCCCTGAAGATCGGCTACAATAAGGTCTTCGGTTATTACATCGATATCACCCACACCCATAAGGAACTGATCCCTGAGGATTATATTCGGAAACAGACCCTGGTCAACTCGGAGCGCTTCATCACCGAAGAGCTGAAGGAGTATGAGGAAAAGGTTCTCCACGCTGAGGAACGCTATACAGCACGCGAATATGAGATATTTGATGAACTCAGGTTACAAGTTCTGACTAAAGCCATTGACCTACAGAATATCGCCGATTTTCTGGCGCGTCTTGATGTGGTAAGCACCTTTGCCAAAATCTCCTATGATCGCAATTATTGTCGTCCATCACTGAACCAGACCCTGGAGTTGGAGATCAGTAACGGGCGTCATCCGGTCATTGAACAATTGCTTCCGGTGGATGAAGCCTTTATTCCCAATGATCTGCTTACGGATGCTTTGCAGGATCAGATCCTGTTGATCACTGGTCCCAATATGTCCGGAAAATCCACCTATCTACGCCAGGTGGGTCTCCTGGTACTCATGGCCCAGATTGGGTGTTATATCCCAGCTGATGAAGCCAGGATCGGGATGGTCGATCGAATCTTCACCCGGGTAGGTGCTTCTGACAATCTGGCCGGTGGTGAATCCACCTTTCTGGTTGAGATGAACGAAGCTGCCAATATTCTGAATAATGCCACCCAACGCAGCTTGATCCTGCTGGATGAGATCGGTCGAGGTACTTCTACTTACGATGGTTTGGCCATTGCCTGGGCTCTTATCGAATATTTACATAGTACGGATGAACGGGCTGCCCGGACACTGTTCGCCACTCATTATCATGAATTGACCAAGTTGGAAGGTATTCTGAAACGGCTAAAGAATTACAATGTAGCGGTTCGGGAATATGATGATAAGGTTATTTTTCTACGTAAGATCGTCCCCGGTGGTGCCAGCCGGTCTTACGGGATCCATGTCGCCCAGATGGCTGGTGTGCCCCTGCCAGTGATCCAGCGGGCCAATGAGATCCTGACTGAGCTCGATTCCGGTGAGATCAGTGTTCGTACCGATCAGATCAAAGAAACTGCTCCGACTTTCGATACACGCCAGATGTCTCTGTTTGAGAGACAGGAAAACGTCCTGAGAGAAAAACTGGCAGGTCTAAAACTGGAGCAAATGACCCCTATGGAAGCCATGTTGCTTCTGGACGAGATGTCCAAGACAGTCAGGGGTGGCAAGTAG
- a CDS encoding type IV toxin-antitoxin system AbiEi family antitoxin gives MKPQDYIKHLNNKGVWSFTHTQAADFLSKDVTAAIRILRNDGRIIDPARGFYVIIPEEISLTQRLPGDRFIDDLMKFYDVPYYVCLLTAALYYGSSHQAPQVFQVMTNPARRDIRVRGNKVVFHKKELVLETPTILKNTPTGYMNLSTPEATILDLIQFNIHIGGIDYVATVISEMLDKLSSRKLAVTFKAYTLPIQQRAGYILEFLGFTKGMDRIWKQVMKGKPIYTPLAAHGKKDRIPKDPRWKVIVNQTIELDI, from the coding sequence ATGAAGCCACAAGATTATATTAAACACTTAAATAACAAGGGGGTATGGTCATTCACCCATACTCAGGCAGCTGACTTTTTGTCAAAAGATGTTACAGCCGCAATCCGAATCCTGCGGAATGATGGCAGAATAATTGATCCAGCAAGAGGATTCTATGTCATTATCCCAGAAGAGATTAGTCTTACCCAGAGATTACCTGGGGATAGATTTATTGATGATTTAATGAAATTTTATGATGTGCCCTATTACGTCTGTCTATTAACGGCAGCTCTTTATTATGGCTCAAGTCATCAAGCTCCACAAGTCTTTCAAGTCATGACCAACCCAGCTAGAAGGGATATCCGTGTTCGTGGAAATAAGGTTGTATTTCACAAAAAGGAGTTAGTCCTTGAGACACCAACTATCCTAAAGAACACACCAACAGGATACATGAATTTATCAACTCCTGAAGCTACCATTTTAGATTTGATTCAATTTAATATACATATTGGCGGAATTGACTACGTAGCTACCGTGATATCAGAGATGCTTGATAAATTATCATCGCGTAAATTAGCTGTTACCTTTAAAGCGTATACACTCCCAATTCAACAGAGAGCTGGTTACATTCTTGAGTTCCTGGGGTTTACAAAGGGTATGGATCGAATCTGGAAGCAGGTAATGAAAGGAAAACCAATATATACACCACTGGCTGCTCATGGCAAAAAGGATAGAATCCCAAAAGACCCCCGATGGAAGGTCATTGTTAATCAGACAATAGAGCTTGATATATGA